The Sphingosinithalassobacter sp. CS137 genome includes a region encoding these proteins:
- a CDS encoding acyl-CoA dehydrogenase family protein encodes MLNTADRTGYDENHELFREQVRKFFEAKLIPNLERWEEAGIVDREFWRAAGETGLLCPTLPEEYGGLGLDFGYNAVIGEELAYTGSAVGITLQSDIVADYVLHYGSEEQKREWLPKMISGEAITAIAMTEPGTGSDLQGVKTTARTDGNHYVINGSKTYITNGQNADLVIVVAKTDPELGAKGISLILVEATREGFARGRNLDKIGQHSGDTSELFFNDVRVPITNCLGDEGKGFVYLMSQLPQERLSIAIGAQAAAQRAFDEGLAYVKERKAFGKTVFDFQNTRFVLADLATKLQVGWAHIDWALKRHVEGKLTTAEASAAKLWHTELQGEVCDAALQLHGGAGYMNEYPIARFWRDARVSRIYGGTNEIMKEVIGRSL; translated from the coding sequence ATGCTGAACACCGCCGATCGCACCGGGTACGACGAGAATCACGAGCTGTTCCGCGAACAGGTGCGCAAGTTCTTCGAGGCGAAGCTGATTCCCAATCTCGAACGCTGGGAAGAGGCCGGGATCGTCGATCGCGAATTCTGGCGCGCTGCCGGCGAGACCGGCCTGCTCTGTCCCACCCTTCCGGAGGAATATGGCGGGCTAGGCCTCGACTTCGGCTACAATGCCGTCATCGGCGAGGAGCTGGCCTATACGGGCTCCGCAGTCGGCATCACACTTCAGTCCGATATCGTCGCCGACTACGTCCTTCACTACGGCTCGGAAGAGCAAAAGCGCGAGTGGCTGCCCAAGATGATCTCCGGCGAGGCGATCACTGCCATCGCCATGACCGAGCCGGGCACCGGCTCCGACCTCCAGGGCGTAAAGACCACCGCGCGTACGGACGGTAACCATTACGTGATCAATGGGTCGAAGACCTACATTACCAACGGCCAGAATGCCGACCTCGTCATCGTCGTCGCGAAGACCGATCCCGAACTGGGCGCCAAGGGGATCTCACTGATCCTGGTGGAAGCGACGCGCGAGGGCTTCGCGCGTGGGCGCAACCTTGATAAGATCGGCCAGCATTCGGGCGACACATCGGAACTGTTCTTCAACGACGTGCGCGTTCCGATCACCAACTGCCTGGGCGACGAAGGCAAGGGCTTCGTCTATCTGATGAGCCAGCTTCCCCAGGAGCGCCTGTCGATCGCGATCGGCGCACAGGCGGCTGCCCAGCGCGCGTTCGACGAAGGCCTCGCCTATGTGAAGGAGCGCAAGGCGTTCGGGAAAACCGTGTTCGACTTCCAGAATACGCGATTCGTCCTCGCCGATCTCGCGACCAAGCTTCAGGTCGGCTGGGCGCATATCGACTGGGCGTTGAAACGCCATGTCGAGGGCAAGCTGACGACCGCCGAGGCATCGGCGGCAAAGCTGTGGCACACCGAATTGCAGGGCGAGGTGTGCGACGCCGCGCTGCAACTCCATGGCGGGGCCGGCTATATGAACGAATACCCGATCGCCCGCTTCTGGCGCGATGCCCGCGTCAGCCGCATCTACGGCGGTACGAACGAGATCATGAAAGAAGTGATCGGCCGATCGCTATAG
- a CDS encoding 3-hydroxyacyl-CoA dehydrogenase NAD-binding domain-containing protein, which produces MELNPVARLEIDDGVAVLTLDSPPVNALSADVREGLQLGFESALADPQVRAIVLACAGRTFIAGADIREFDDPSPRGPNLHQVQALIESSPKPTVAALHGTALGGGLEVALVCHFRVAVPSAKLGLPEVALGLLPGAGGTQRLPRITGAATTLEMIALGRPVSASKAHATGLVDEIVAEGALVEQAVAFARAAADENRPLIRVRDRTEGLELESGPELFAAFRQKHARAFRGLKAPENIIRTIEAAVTLPFDEGMKREAALFAELFSSREAAAQRYLFFAEREAAKVPDIPRNTQQIDVRTVGVIGAGTMGGGIAMNFLNAGMPVTLVEARQDALDLGVATIRRNYQVTVDKGRMKPEQLERCMALLTPTLAMEDLGDADLIIEAVFEKLELKQEIFGKLDGIAKPDAVLATNTSFLDVDAIAASTKRPDHVVGMHFFSPANVMKLLEVVRGKLTAPEVVATAMGIGRRIGKVAVLSRVCDGFIANRMMAPRMAAAEALLLEGPMPWDVDAAIVDYGFAMGPFAMLDLVGLDVIGWDAATSSGSTVVEVLCEMDRWGQKKQGGFYDYDEQRRATPSEVAEKVIRDFQAKSGSAPRRFAAQEIVERLLFPVVNEGAKLLGEGIPIRASDVDIALVYGYGWPVYTGGPLFWADTVGLDRVIAGLRETGRTPAPLLVELAEKGQPLHQVRNAG; this is translated from the coding sequence ATGGAACTCAATCCGGTGGCAAGACTGGAGATCGACGACGGCGTCGCGGTCCTGACGCTCGATTCACCGCCCGTGAATGCGCTGTCTGCCGATGTCCGCGAAGGACTTCAGCTCGGCTTTGAATCGGCGCTCGCCGATCCCCAGGTGCGTGCCATCGTCCTAGCCTGCGCGGGGCGCACGTTCATCGCCGGCGCCGACATTCGCGAGTTCGACGATCCCTCTCCGCGCGGCCCCAACCTTCACCAGGTCCAGGCCCTGATCGAGTCGTCCCCGAAACCCACCGTCGCCGCGCTCCATGGAACCGCGCTGGGTGGCGGGCTGGAGGTAGCACTAGTCTGTCATTTCCGGGTCGCCGTGCCGTCCGCGAAGCTGGGCCTGCCCGAAGTCGCGCTTGGCCTCCTGCCCGGCGCCGGCGGTACGCAGCGGCTGCCCCGGATCACCGGCGCGGCGACCACGCTCGAGATGATCGCGCTCGGTCGCCCCGTCTCCGCATCGAAGGCCCATGCAACCGGGCTGGTCGACGAGATCGTCGCAGAGGGTGCGCTGGTCGAACAGGCAGTGGCGTTTGCGCGCGCTGCGGCCGACGAAAATCGCCCGCTCATCCGGGTACGCGACCGGACGGAGGGGCTGGAGCTGGAATCGGGGCCCGAGCTCTTCGCCGCATTCAGGCAGAAGCACGCGCGCGCCTTTCGCGGCCTCAAGGCGCCCGAAAACATCATCCGGACGATCGAGGCGGCGGTCACGCTGCCGTTCGACGAAGGCATGAAGCGCGAGGCGGCGCTGTTCGCCGAACTGTTCTCCAGCCGGGAAGCAGCGGCGCAACGCTACCTCTTCTTCGCCGAGCGCGAAGCGGCGAAGGTGCCGGATATCCCCAGGAATACCCAGCAGATCGACGTCCGCACCGTCGGCGTGATCGGCGCCGGAACGATGGGCGGTGGCATCGCCATGAATTTCCTCAATGCCGGCATGCCGGTGACGCTGGTCGAGGCGAGGCAGGATGCGCTCGATCTCGGTGTCGCGACAATCCGGCGCAACTACCAGGTCACCGTCGACAAGGGGCGGATGAAGCCGGAGCAGCTGGAACGCTGCATGGCGCTGCTGACGCCGACCCTGGCGATGGAGGATCTGGGCGACGCCGATCTGATCATCGAGGCCGTGTTCGAAAAGCTCGAGCTGAAGCAGGAGATTTTCGGCAAGCTCGACGGGATCGCCAAGCCGGATGCCGTCTTGGCGACCAATACGAGCTTCCTCGACGTCGATGCGATCGCGGCGTCTACGAAGCGTCCCGACCATGTCGTCGGCATGCACTTCTTCTCGCCCGCGAACGTGATGAAACTGCTCGAGGTCGTGCGGGGCAAGCTGACAGCGCCCGAGGTCGTGGCCACCGCGATGGGAATCGGCCGCCGCATCGGCAAGGTTGCGGTGCTGAGTCGCGTCTGCGACGGCTTCATCGCCAATCGCATGATGGCCCCGCGCATGGCCGCGGCCGAGGCGCTGCTGCTCGAAGGACCGATGCCCTGGGATGTCGATGCCGCGATCGTCGACTATGGCTTTGCGATGGGGCCTTTCGCGATGCTTGACCTTGTCGGCCTCGACGTCATCGGTTGGGACGCGGCGACCAGCAGCGGATCGACGGTCGTCGAAGTGCTCTGCGAGATGGACCGCTGGGGGCAGAAGAAGCAGGGCGGCTTCTACGATTATGACGAGCAGCGCCGCGCGACTCCTTCGGAGGTCGCCGAAAAGGTGATCCGGGATTTCCAGGCGAAATCCGGTTCGGCACCCCGCAGATTCGCGGCGCAGGAGATTGTCGAGCGACTGCTGTTCCCGGTTGTGAACGAGGGCGCGAAGCTGCTCGGCGAAGGCATCCCGATCCGCGCATCCGACGTCGATATCGCGCTCGTCTATGGCTATGGCTGGCCGGTCTACACGGGCGGTCCGCTGTTCTGGGCGGATACTGTCGGTCTCGACCGAGTCATCGCTGGTCTTCGGGAGACCGGCCGGACACCGGCCCCACTGCTTGTCGAGCTTGCCGAGAAGGGCCAGCCGCTGCACCAAGTCCGCAACGCCGGCTGA
- a CDS encoding SDR family NAD(P)-dependent oxidoreductase translates to MALVTGASSGLGARFARILAGQGARVVLAARRTAMLDQICSEIRSDGGTAVAVAMDVTDEASVQAAYGAAETEFGAVDTVIANAGMNLEGPALNVPVDALDQVMAVNVRGAFLTAREGARRMIVAGGSNGRIVLISSITAQSVSPGLALYSASKAAVLQLGRVLARDWANKGVNLNILCPGYIRTELNSDWFDTEGGKRQIAKWPRRRLMGNDALDSILVYLASDASRYSTGGVFTIDDGQTL, encoded by the coding sequence GTGGCACTGGTGACCGGAGCATCCTCCGGCTTGGGCGCGCGTTTTGCGCGGATATTGGCCGGACAGGGTGCACGGGTGGTGCTGGCTGCGCGACGTACGGCAATGCTCGACCAGATCTGCTCGGAAATCCGGTCGGATGGCGGCACGGCAGTCGCGGTGGCGATGGACGTGACCGACGAAGCCTCCGTCCAGGCGGCTTATGGGGCGGCGGAGACGGAATTCGGTGCAGTGGATACGGTGATCGCCAATGCCGGGATGAACCTTGAAGGTCCGGCGCTGAACGTGCCCGTCGATGCGCTCGACCAGGTGATGGCCGTCAACGTGCGCGGCGCATTTCTGACCGCACGGGAAGGTGCGCGCCGGATGATCGTCGCCGGAGGCTCGAATGGCCGAATCGTGCTGATCTCGTCGATCACGGCGCAGTCAGTTTCTCCCGGTCTCGCGCTGTACAGCGCGTCCAAGGCGGCGGTGCTGCAACTCGGGCGCGTGCTGGCGCGTGACTGGGCAAACAAGGGGGTCAACCTGAACATCCTCTGCCCCGGTTACATCCGCACCGAGCTCAACTCCGACTGGTTCGATACCGAAGGGGGGAAGCGGCAGATCGCCAAATGGCCCCGCCGGCGCCTGATGGGCAATGATGCGCTCGATTCGATCCTGGTCTACCTCGCCTCGGATGCCAGCAGGTACAGCACGGGCGGGGTCTTCACGATCGACGACGGACAGACACTCTAG
- a CDS encoding NAD(P)H-dependent flavin oxidoreductase — MMLRTRFTEAFGIDHPIVQGGMMWVGTAELVAAVANSGALGFLTALTQPTPEALAKEIVRTRDSTDRPFGVNLTILPSISPPPYAEYRAAIIESGIGIVETAGYKPQEHVDHFKAHGVKVIHKCTAVRHALSAERMGVDAVSIDGFECAGHPGEDDIPGLILIPAAADRVSVPMLASGGFGDGRGLAAALALGADGINMGTRFCATKEAPIHENFKAAMVANDERATALIFRSFRNTARVARNAIAESVLAAEAEGKPFEEIAHLVKGARGKQGLDSGDLDHGIWTAGQVQGLIHDVPSVRDLVDRIVADAEAIIARRLRAMVADEAVAAL; from the coding sequence ATGATGCTGAGAACCCGCTTTACCGAGGCATTCGGGATCGACCATCCCATCGTCCAGGGCGGAATGATGTGGGTGGGCACGGCTGAACTGGTTGCGGCCGTTGCCAATTCGGGCGCGCTGGGTTTCCTCACTGCGCTGACCCAGCCGACGCCCGAGGCACTGGCGAAGGAGATCGTCCGGACGCGCGACAGCACCGACCGGCCGTTCGGCGTCAACCTGACGATCCTGCCGTCGATCAGCCCGCCCCCTTATGCCGAATATCGTGCGGCGATCATCGAAAGCGGGATCGGGATCGTCGAGACGGCAGGATACAAGCCGCAGGAGCATGTCGATCATTTCAAGGCGCACGGCGTGAAGGTGATCCACAAATGCACTGCCGTTCGTCATGCGCTGTCGGCGGAGCGGATGGGAGTCGATGCGGTCTCGATCGACGGGTTCGAATGTGCGGGCCATCCGGGGGAGGACGACATCCCGGGCCTGATCCTCATCCCCGCGGCGGCGGACAGGGTGTCGGTCCCGATGCTCGCCTCGGGCGGGTTCGGCGACGGGCGCGGACTGGCCGCGGCGCTCGCGCTCGGTGCGGACGGGATCAATATGGGCACCCGTTTCTGCGCGACGAAGGAGGCGCCGATTCACGAGAATTTCAAGGCAGCGATGGTTGCGAACGACGAACGGGCAACGGCGCTGATCTTCCGCAGCTTTCGCAACACCGCGCGGGTGGCGCGCAACGCGATCGCCGAATCGGTGTTGGCGGCGGAAGCGGAAGGCAAGCCGTTCGAGGAGATCGCGCACCTGGTGAAGGGCGCGCGCGGCAAGCAGGGGCTGGATAGCGGCGACCTCGATCACGGCATCTGGACCGCCGGGCAAGTGCAGGGCCTGATTCACGATGTTCCGAGCGTGCGCGACCTGGTCGACCGGATCGTTGCCGACGCCGAGGCGATCATAGCTCGGCGGCTCCGCGCCATGGTGGCGGACGAAGCCGTGGCGGCACTCTGA
- a CDS encoding acyl-CoA dehydrogenase family protein translates to MHLNWSPEELAFRDEVRAFIADELTPELAQAGRMATSVYPDHKASMEWQRRLHARGWAAPHWAPEHGGQDWSVAQHYLFDREMIEAGAPSLSPMGIHMVAHVIMRFGTPEQQAFFLPRILTGEVFFCQGYSEPGAGSDLASLQMAAVADGDDFVLNGSKIWTTHAAEANWMFALVRTSKLDRPQQGITFLLIEMDDPGIEVRPLLMTSGEEVQAQVFFTNVHVPQSNVLGAVDQGWGVAKYLLEFERGGSAYAPALHARADRIATEAAEMHTGEGGTLIDNPAFAHKLAAARARVDTLEILEMRLLSQASRGGSVGALSSMMKVLGTELAQHLSELALEAAGPAGSVYQPHAAMPGGPTPYFTPPKDGHVVGAAWQALAPLRYLNERAGSIYAGSNEIQRNILAKMVLGL, encoded by the coding sequence ATGCACCTGAATTGGAGCCCCGAGGAACTGGCGTTTCGCGACGAAGTCCGCGCCTTCATCGCTGACGAACTGACGCCGGAACTGGCGCAGGCCGGGCGCATGGCGACCAGCGTCTATCCTGACCACAAAGCGAGCATGGAATGGCAGCGCCGCCTCCACGCGCGCGGGTGGGCAGCGCCGCACTGGGCCCCAGAACATGGCGGGCAGGACTGGAGCGTTGCGCAGCATTACCTGTTCGATCGCGAGATGATAGAGGCGGGAGCCCCGTCGTTGTCGCCGATGGGCATCCACATGGTGGCGCACGTCATTATGCGGTTCGGCACCCCCGAACAGCAGGCATTCTTCCTGCCCCGCATCCTCACCGGCGAAGTGTTCTTCTGCCAAGGCTATTCGGAACCGGGTGCGGGGTCGGATCTCGCCTCGCTCCAAATGGCTGCGGTCGCGGACGGCGATGATTTCGTGCTGAACGGATCGAAAATCTGGACGACTCACGCGGCCGAGGCGAACTGGATGTTCGCGCTGGTCCGCACGTCGAAGCTCGATCGCCCCCAGCAGGGGATCACGTTCCTCCTCATCGAAATGGACGATCCGGGGATCGAAGTGCGTCCTCTGCTCATGACGTCGGGCGAGGAAGTGCAGGCGCAGGTGTTCTTCACCAATGTCCACGTGCCGCAATCCAACGTGCTCGGCGCGGTGGACCAGGGCTGGGGCGTCGCCAAATACCTGCTGGAATTCGAACGTGGCGGAAGTGCCTATGCGCCTGCGCTTCACGCGCGTGCGGACCGGATCGCCACCGAGGCCGCAGAAATGCACACGGGCGAAGGCGGGACTCTGATCGACAATCCGGCATTCGCGCACAAGCTCGCGGCAGCGCGCGCGCGCGTAGATACGCTCGAAATCCTCGAAATGCGGCTGCTCTCCCAGGCGTCCCGGGGCGGCAGTGTCGGTGCCCTGTCGTCGATGATGAAAGTGCTCGGCACCGAACTGGCCCAGCATCTGAGCGAGCTTGCGCTGGAGGCGGCCGGTCCGGCGGGAAGCGTCTATCAGCCGCATGCTGCGATGCCGGGTGGACCGACGCCGTACTTCACTCCACCGAAGGACGGCCATGTCGTCGGGGCGGCATGGCAGGCGCTGGCGCCGCTGCGCTATCTCAACGAGCGGGCGGGATCGATCTACGCCGGATCGAACGAAATCCAGCGCAACATTCTCGCCAAGATGGTGCTCGGCCTCTGA
- a CDS encoding acyl-CoA dehydrogenase family protein: MDFGLSDEQAILKEMLERYLRDSYSFETRGKRLRAGGADAALWRDFAETLGILAAPLPERVGGMGGGPVEAMVVMEALGEALVFAPYLETVVISGGLLSGVGGETADALLARIAAGSAQVALAHGEPRSRYTLAHVDTTAAADGDGWLLNGTKSVVVGAPDADQLLISARTGGSAGDREGIALFLADAGADGITRHDYRLIDERPAADLVLTDLCLPGDALLTGEGDALPHIERAIDAGTAGVCAEGVGVMRRMMADTVDYTRQRRQFGQPLASFQALQHRMVDMYMALEQAVSASFLATLNLSAPDAERARAVSAAKATLGESLRFVGQNAVQLHGAMGMTEELAVGHYFKRATVIEQQFGTVDHHLARYSSLGRPKAA, translated from the coding sequence GTGGATTTCGGGCTGAGCGACGAACAAGCGATCCTGAAGGAGATGCTGGAGCGGTACCTGCGCGACAGCTATAGTTTCGAAACGCGCGGCAAGCGGCTTCGCGCGGGTGGTGCCGATGCGGCGCTGTGGCGCGACTTCGCCGAAACGCTCGGCATCCTCGCCGCACCGCTGCCCGAACGGGTGGGCGGCATGGGCGGCGGCCCGGTGGAAGCGATGGTCGTGATGGAAGCGCTCGGCGAAGCGCTGGTCTTTGCGCCCTATTTGGAAACGGTGGTGATATCGGGTGGCCTGCTCTCCGGTGTCGGCGGCGAGACGGCGGACGCACTGCTCGCGCGGATCGCCGCCGGTTCGGCTCAGGTCGCGCTTGCCCATGGCGAGCCGCGGAGCCGCTATACGCTGGCCCATGTCGATACGACGGCGGCGGCGGATGGCGATGGCTGGCTGTTGAACGGCACCAAGAGCGTCGTCGTCGGCGCGCCCGATGCCGATCAGCTGCTGATTTCGGCCCGCACCGGCGGGTCGGCGGGGGATCGCGAGGGCATTGCCCTGTTCCTTGCCGACGCTGGGGCCGATGGCATCACCCGCCATGACTATCGCCTGATCGACGAACGCCCCGCCGCCGACCTTGTCCTCACCGACCTGTGCCTGCCTGGCGATGCGTTGCTGACCGGCGAAGGCGACGCGCTGCCGCATATCGAACGCGCGATCGATGCGGGGACCGCCGGCGTGTGCGCCGAGGGCGTCGGCGTGATGCGCCGGATGATGGCGGACACGGTCGACTATACCCGGCAGCGGCGCCAATTCGGCCAGCCGCTGGCGAGTTTCCAGGCGCTGCAACACCGCATGGTCGACATGTACATGGCGCTGGAGCAGGCAGTCTCGGCAAGCTTTCTCGCTACGCTGAACCTGAGCGCACCCGATGCGGAGCGCGCCCGCGCCGTTTCCGCCGCGAAGGCGACACTCGGCGAATCGCTCCGTTTCGTGGGGCAGAATGCGGTCCAGCTTCACGGGGCGATGGGGATGACCGAGGAGCTGGCCGTCGGCCATTATTTCAAGCGCGCGACTGTAATCGAACAGCAGTTCGGCACCGTCGATCATCACCTCGCCCGCTACTCGTCGCTCGGCCGCCCGAAAGCCGCCTGA